In Hahella sp. KA22, one genomic interval encodes:
- a CDS encoding GNAT family N-acetyltransferase has protein sequence MRIRPATVEDAPTIAVIHVAAWREAYRGLMSSEFLASLSVEKRTQQWTAALAQDSPILRLVVEHEGRVAGFCSCGAFRDEQLAGEEGVELYSINIDPNYWRHGLGKGVLEYVSDHYLQEKAKAIYLWVLKGNLRAMAFYKNLGFLPDGRSKVDYGHAGEPLHELLFVKYLNTPVSK, from the coding sequence ATGCGTATCCGCCCCGCTACAGTGGAAGACGCCCCAACCATCGCCGTCATTCATGTGGCGGCGTGGCGGGAAGCCTATCGCGGGCTGATGTCGAGTGAATTTCTGGCGTCTCTGTCCGTGGAAAAAAGAACGCAGCAATGGACGGCGGCGTTAGCGCAAGACAGCCCGATATTGCGTCTGGTGGTTGAGCATGAAGGGCGTGTCGCCGGGTTCTGCAGCTGCGGCGCGTTTCGCGACGAGCAACTCGCCGGGGAAGAGGGCGTCGAACTGTACTCCATCAATATTGATCCCAACTACTGGCGACATGGCCTCGGTAAAGGGGTGCTGGAGTATGTGAGCGACCACTATCTACAGGAAAAAGCCAAGGCCATATATCTGTGGGTATTGAAAGGAAACCTGCGCGCCATGGCGTTTTATAAAAACCTGGGGTTTCTGCCCGACGGAAGATCCAAGGTGGACTATGGACACGCCGGCGAGCCTTTGCATGAGTTGTTATTTGTGAAATACCTGAATACACCGGTATCTAAATAG
- a CDS encoding MOSC domain-containing protein: MAKVLSVSKSAEHTFTKKQVPTIQLVAGEGVDGDAHRGAMVKHIHLVKKDAESPNLRQVHLIHNELLEELQGKGFNVSPGVIGENITTSGLDLLSLPVGTILKFGATARIELTGLRSPCSQLDKHQKGLVAAVLDRDEEGNLVRKSGVMAIVLDGGPVSVDDAIDVQLPPEPYLPLAPV, translated from the coding sequence AAACAGGTCCCCACTATTCAGCTGGTCGCCGGTGAAGGCGTCGATGGCGACGCCCATCGCGGCGCAATGGTGAAGCATATCCATCTCGTTAAGAAAGACGCGGAATCGCCAAACTTGCGTCAGGTGCATTTGATTCATAATGAGTTGCTGGAAGAGCTGCAAGGCAAAGGATTCAATGTCAGCCCTGGCGTGATCGGAGAGAACATCACCACCAGCGGTTTGGACCTGTTGTCGTTGCCGGTTGGGACGATTCTTAAATTTGGCGCGACCGCACGGATAGAGCTGACCGGATTGCGCAGCCCATGCTCGCAGCTTGATAAGCATCAGAAAGGACTGGTCGCCGCCGTGCTGGATCGTGATGAAGAGGGTAACCTGGTCCGCAAATCCGGCGTAATGGCGATTGTGCTGGACGGTGGTCCTGTGAGCGTTGACGACGCCATCGACGTACAATTGCCCCCCGAGCCCTATCTGCCGCTTGCTCCTGTTTAA